The Podospora pseudopauciseta strain CBS 411.78 chromosome 2 map unlocalized CBS411.78m_2, whole genome shotgun sequence genome has a window encoding:
- a CDS encoding uncharacterized protein (EggNog:ENOG503P0F8; COG:E) — translation MKIACLQFAPQVGDVDNNLNRADAVLNKARTGDLDDLDLLVLPELAFTGYNFKSLQHISPCLERRDSGISSLWARTTALKHDCAVVVGYPEKVDMSARWPANPEHYNSALIVNRDGDTVGNYRKLHLFYTDETWALQGRDGFFRGNVEGLGNVALGICTDINPYELETPWEAFEFGFHVMEAHANVVIVSMAWQSQQDPSQYTRRPHEPDLEALVYWVQRLEPLIREDSEEEIIVVFCNRTGAEDDVMYSGTSAVLGIRGGEVYVYGVLGRGVKELLVVDTDQPPLSKLTDASGVEAENPYAEETDVETEPVKRRAQALEIQIPAKKTPKEPPTSHPISSRIEAVSATPKSVSSARLPWLAPAEPDAQSPGNPRSPTRLQIPVTPVRPSAEEFTLIDSAIAEDIAIPTARSSRTPSPDLKATSRPSRLSIPTTPWKFRDKASPYPWQYRDGSQSALFGGGACMTPITPFEVEEGWLGTPIDAKPPNWYWKHDHSLSAVKEAIQEEEEVSPGSSSKPTQKVGGLEPAKTQQDASKVRDATPIDTEPPNWYWKHEPQLSSLDEILHEEAEGEQTETGESPRPEQAAPSKPTSTTVAEDVWVATPIDNEVPDWYWKHEQTLPSLNETAQEEPEEDESEAKQQETSRPRQVSAEDVWVATPIENEVPDWYWKHKQTLPSLDESEDDPPRNAPQPATITTTTTTPAAAAEEEEEEEEEEEDHTPTPIEEEPPDWHWKHEQTLPPLNEEHPSPSHSQDWADLSSVLASFKIHPKSALSNSSAAQDIGAERPSSPKSRNASRSRQIYSSMENYDWEQGQQQARVGGMQVLGGGGGGSGGGVRRQSSRLRNGVMIGDGVSDVEEEEEQAHARGRVGSRYRSVSRGRQPGRVRGAGMEVEGSGSRHGVLLQQNSLRDGISLPRQSCQNLQDKRPEQQQDDSYRQHKPSIDYAALPNWPFPPSPEDIIKPAGTLSNLSVVTVDDDHSPETPKIMGMGVAISPVGEEYEEFEYGYRHGEWDGWEGSKRSLLNEEWVGRRGRRGRV, via the exons ATGAAGATTGCCTGTCTACAGTTTGCGCCTCAGGTCGGGGATGtcgacaacaacctcaaccggGCTGATGCCGTACTGAACAAGGCGCGCACGGGGGATCTTGATGATTTGGACTTGCTTGTACTGCCGGAACTTGCCTTTACAG GTTACAACTTCAAGTCGCTACAACACATCTCTCCCTGTTTGGAACGTCGTGATTCTGGAATCAGCTCTCTCTGGGCTCGAACTACCGCCCTGAAACACGATTGCGCCGTTGTAGTAGGGTATCCGGAGAAGGTGGACATGAGCGCAAGATGGCCAGCGAACCCAGAGCACTACAACTCAGCGCTTATCGTAAACCGAGATGGCGATACTGTTGGCAACTACCGCAAGCTACACCTATTTTATACCGATGAGACCTGGGCACTCCAAGGGCGGGATGGTTTCTTTCGGGGCAATGTCGAAGGCTTGGGGAACGTTGCTTTGGGTATTTGCACTGACATAAA TCCATACGAGTTGGAAACACCATGGGAAGCTTTCGAATTCGGATTTCACGTCATGGAAGCACACGCAAATGTGGTCATAGTCAGCATGGCCTGGCAATCTCAACAGGATCCCAGCCAATACACCCGTCGGCCTCACGAGCCGGATCTCGAGGCCCTGGTGTACTGGGTTCAGCGTCTTGAGCCTCTGATCCGGGAGGatagtgaggaggagattatCGTCGTCTTTTGCAACCGGACTGGTGCTGAAGACGATGTGATGTACTCGGGAACAAGTGCCGTCTTGGGCATCAGAGGAGGGGAAGTTTACGTGTATGGGGTCCTCGGACGTGGAGTGAAGGAGTTACTTGTGGTCGACACGGACCAGCCTCCACTCAGCAAGTTGACCGATGCCTCAGGGGTCGAGGCCGAGAATCCTTACGCCGAGGAAACCGACGTCGAGACTGAGCCCGTCAAGCGCCGTGCGCAGGCCCTCGAGATCCAGATACCGGCCAAGAAGACGCCCAAAGAGCCACCAACATCGCACCCGATCAGCAGTCGCATAGAGGCTGTGTCAGCAACCCCCAAGTCTGTGTCTTCTGCTCGGTTGCCCTGGCTTGCACCAGCTGAGCCTGATGCCCAGAGTCCCGGCAACCCCCGATCACCTACTCGACTGCAGATACCTGTAACACCAGTGCGACCGAGTGCGGAAGAATTCACTCTCATCGACAGCGCCATTGCCGAAGACATTGCCATTCCCACAGCAAGATCATCGCGGACTCCAAGCCCGGACCTGAAGGCAACATCGCGTCCTTCGAGGCTATCAATACCAACGACCCCGTGGAAGTTTCGAGACAAGGCCAGCCCTTACCCATGGCAATACCGAGATGGGTCGCAGTCAGCTctttttggtgggggagctTGCATGACGCCAATAACACCGTTTGAAGTTGAGGAGGGCTGGTTGGGGACACCCATTGATGCTAAACCACCAAACTGGTACTGGAAGCACGATCACTCACTCTCCGCCGTCAAAGAGGCGAtacaagaggaggaagaggtgtcGCCGGGGAGCTCCTCAAAGCCAACCCAGAAGGTGGGAGGGCTTGAACCAGCAAAGACACAGCAAGACGCCTCTAAAGTCCGAGATGCCACACCGATCGACACAGAACCGCCAAATTGGTACTGGAAGCACGAGCCACAGTTGTCTTCTCTTGACGAGATACTCCACGAGGAAGCAGAAGGTGAACAAACCGAGACAGGAGAGAGCCCCAGACCGGAACAAGCCGCACCGTCAAAACCCACTAGTACCACCGTGGCAGAGGATGTCTGGGTAGCCACACCCATCGACAATGAAGTTCCAGATTGGTACTGGAAACACGAGCAAACGCTACCCTCCCTCAACGAAACAGCACAAGAGGAGCCTGAAGAGGACGAGTCAGAAgcaaaacaacaagaaacaTCCAGACCACGCCAAGTCTCAGCAGAAGACGTCTGGGTAGCAACCCCAATCGAAAACGAGGTCCCAGACTGGTACTGGaaacacaaacaaacacTGCCCTCCCTTGACGAGTCAGAAGACGACCCGCCACGGAATGCCCCCCAACcagccaccatcaccaccaccaccaccaccccagcagcagcagcagaagaagaagaagaagaagaagaagaagaagaagaccacacccccacccccataGAGGAAGAACCCCCCGATTGGCACTGGAAACACGAACAgaccctccctcccctcaacgAGGAACACCCATCCCCTTCCCACTCCCAAGACTGGGCAGACCTCTCCTCTGTGTTGGCTAGTTTCAAGATACACCCAAAGTCAGCGTTGAGCAACTCCAGTGCTGCGCAGGATATTGGTGCGGAGAGGCCTAGCTCGCCCAAATCGCGGAATGCGAGTCGGTCGAGGCAGATTTATAGCTCGATGGAGAATTATGATTGGGagcaggggcagcagcaggcgagGGTGGGTGGTATGCAGgtccttggtggtggtggtggtggtagtggtggtggggtgagGAGGCAGTCGTCGCGGTTGAGGAATGGTGTGATGATAGGGGATGGTGTTtctgatgttgaggaggaggaagagcaagCTCACGCCCGAGGGAGGGTTGGGTCCAGATACCGGAGTGTAAGCCGTGGTCGCCAACCTGGGCGGGTGAGGGGGGCAGggatggaggttgaggggtCGGGTTCGAGGCATGGGGTTTTGCTACAGCAGAACAGTCTACGAGATGGCATATCCCTACCGCGACAAAGTTGCCAAAATCTGCAAGACAAGCGGCCAGAACAGCAACAGGACGACAGTTATCGACAGCACAAACCAAGCATAGATTACGCCGCGCTGCCTAACTggccttttcccccttcgCCGGAGGATATCATTAAACCGGCTGGGACTTTGTCGAATCTGTCCGTGGTGACGGTGGACGATGATCACAGTCCGGAGACGCCCAAGAtaatggggatgggggtggcgATTTCgccggtgggggaggagtatGAGGAGTTTGAGTATGGGTATCGTCATGGGGAGTGGGacggttgggaggggagtaAGAGGAGTTTGTTGAATGAGGagtgggtggggaggaggggaaggagggggagggtttga